The Bubalus bubalis isolate 160015118507 breed Murrah chromosome 18, NDDB_SH_1, whole genome shotgun sequence genome contains a region encoding:
- the RPL13A gene encoding 60S ribosomal protein L13a — protein MAEGQVLVLDGRGHLLGRLAAIVAKQVLLGRKVVVVRCEGINISGNFYRNKLKYLAFLRKRMNTNPSRGPYHFRAPSRIFWRTVRGMLPHKTKRGQAALERLKVFDGIPPPYDKKKRMVVPAALKVVRLKPTRKFAYLGRLAHEVGWKYQAVTATLEEKRKEKAKIHYRKKKQLMRLRKQAEKNIEKKIGKFTEVLKTHGFLV, from the exons ATGGCGGAGGGGCAG GTACTGGTGCTCGATGGCCGAGGCCATCTCCTGGGCCGCCTGGCGGCCATTGTGGCCAAGCAGGTGCTTCTGG GCCGGAAGGTTGTGGTCGTGCGCTGTGAGGGCATCAACATTTCTGGCAATTTCTACAGAAATAAGT TGAAATACCTGGCTTTTCTCCGCAAGCGGATGAACACCAACCCCTCCCGTGGCCCCTACCACTTCCGAGCCCCCAGCCGCATCTTCTGGCGGACAGTGCGAG gcaTGCTGCCCCACAAGACCAAGCGGGGCCAAGCTGCTCTGGAGCGCCTCAAGGTGTTTGATGGGATCCCACCACCCTATGACAAG AAAAAGCGAATGGTGGTTCCTGCTGCCCTCAAGGTTGTGCGTCTGAAGCCTACTCGCAAG TTTGCCTACCTAGGGCGCCTGGCCCATGAGGTTGGCTGGAAGTACCAGGCAGTAACGGCCAccctggaggagaagagaaaggagaaggccAAGATCCACTACCGGAAAAAGAAGCAGCTCATG AGGCTACGGAAGCAGGCTGAAAAGAACATCGAGAAGAAAATTGGCAAATTCACAGAGGTCCTCAAGACTCACGGATTCCTAGTCTGA
- the RPS11 gene encoding 40S ribosomal protein S11, whose product MADIQTERAYQKQPTIFQNKKRVLLGETGKEKLPRYYKNIGLGFKTPKEAIEGTYIDKKCPFTGNVSIRGRILSGVVTKMKMQRTIVIRRDYLHYIRKYNRFEKRHKNMSVHLSPCFRDVQIGDIVTVGECRPLSKTVRFNVLKVTKAAGTKKQFQKF is encoded by the exons ATGGCGGACATTCAG ACAGAACGTGCGTACCAAAAGCAACCGaccatctttcaaaataaaaagagggtCCTGCTTGGAGAAACTGGCAAAGAAAAGCTCCCTCGATACTACAAGAACATTGGTCTGGGCTTCAAGACTCCAAAGGAG GCCATCGAGGGCACCTACATTGACAAGAAATGCCCTTTTACGGGTAACGTCTCCATTCGAGGGCGGATCCTGTCTG GTGTGGTGACCAAAATGAAGATGCAGAGGACCATCGTCATCCGCCGAGACTACCTTCACTACATCCGAAAGTACAACCGCTTCGAGAAGCGCCACAAGAACATGTCCGTGCACCTTTCTCCCTGCTTCAG GGACGTCCAGATCGGCGACATCGTCACGGTGGGCGAGTGCCGGCCCCTGAGCAAGACCGTGCGCTTCAACGTCCTCAAGGTCACCAAGGCTGCCGGCACCAAGAAGCAGTTCCAGAAGTTCTGA
- the FCGRT gene encoding IgG receptor FcRn large subunit p51 isoform X6 codes for MGGGQGGLPLRMRLPRPQPWGLGLLLVLLPGALSAENYRSLQYHFTAVSAPAAGTPAFWVSGWLGPQQYLSYNNLRAQAEPYGAWVWESQVSWYWEKETMDLRNQETLFLEALQALGEGPFTMQGLLGCELGPDNVSVPVAKFALNGEEFMMFDPKLGIWDGDWPESRTVSIKWTQQPEAVNKEKTFLLYSCPHRLLGHLERGRGNLEWKEPPSMRLKARPGSPGLSVLTCSAFSFYPPELKLRFLRNGLAIGSGEIDMGPNGDGSFYAWSSLTVKSGDEHHYRCVVQHSGLAQPLTVELAPWISFRGEDVGALLPTPGLSKDGES; via the exons ATGGGGGGCGGACAAGGAG GTCTCCCACTCAGGATGCGGCTTCCCCGGCCTCAGCCCTGGGGGCTCGGTTTGCTGCTCGTCCTCCTGCCTGGGGCGCTGAGCGCAG AGAACTATCGCTCGCTCCAGTACCACTTCACCGCCGTGTCGGCCCCCGCAGCGGGGACCCCTGCATTCTGGGTTTCGGGCTGGCTGGGGCCCCAGCAGTACCTGAGCTACAATAACCTGCGGGCGCAGGCTGAGCCCTACGGCGCATGGGTCTGGGAAAGCCAGGTGTCCTGGTATTGGGAGAAAGAGACCATGGACCTGAGGAACCAGGAGACGCTCTTCCTCGAAGCGCTCCAAGCTTTAGGCGAAG GCCCCTTCACCATGCAGGGCCTGTTGGGCTGCGAGTTGGGCCCTGACAATGTCTCGGTGCCGGTGGCCAAGTTTGCCCTGAACGGCGAGGAGTTCATGATGTTTGACCCCAAGCTGGGCATCTGGGATGGTGACTGGCCTGAGTCCCGGACTGTCAGTATCAAGTGGACGCAGCAGCCAGAGGCGGTCAACAAGGAGAAGACCTTCCTCCTCTACTCCTGCCCACACCGGCTGCTGGGGCATCTGGAGAGGGGCCGGGGCAACCTGGAGTGGAAAG AGCCACCCTCCATGCGCTTGAAGGCCCGACCCGGCAGTCCCGGCCTCTCTGTGCTCACCTGCAgtgccttctccttctacccaCCTGAGCTGAAGCTGCGCTTCCTGCGGAATGGGCTGGCCATTGGCTCTGGTGAGATAGACATGGGCCCCAACGGTGACGGCTCCTTCTACGCCTGGTCATCACTCACAGTCAAGAGTGGCGACGAGCACCACTACCGCTGCGTGGTGCAGCACTCGGGGCTGGCCCAGCCCCTCACGGTGGAGCTGG CTCCTTGGATCTCTTTCCGTGGGGAGGATGTAGGGGCCCTCCTGCCCACTCCCGGCCTGTCCAAGGATGGTGAATCTTAG
- the FCGRT gene encoding IgG receptor FcRn large subunit p51 isoform X1 codes for MGGGQGGLPLRMRLPRPQPWGLGLLLVLLPGALSAENYRSLQYHFTAVSAPAAGTPAFWVSGWLGPQQYLSYNNLRAQAEPYGAWVWESQVSWYWEKETMDLRNQETLFLEALQALGEGPFTMQGLLGCELGPDNVSVPVAKFALNGEEFMMFDPKLGIWDGDWPESRTVSIKWTQQPEAVNKEKTFLLYSCPHRLLGHLERGRGNLEWKEPPSMRLKARPGSPGLSVLTCSAFSFYPPELKLRFLRNGLAIGSGEIDMGPNGDGSFYAWSSLTVKSGDEHHYRCVVQHSGLAQPLTVELESPARTSVPVVGIVIGLFLLLTVAAGGALLWRRMRNGLPAPWISFRGEDVGALLPTPGLSKDGES; via the exons ATGGGGGGCGGACAAGGAG GTCTCCCACTCAGGATGCGGCTTCCCCGGCCTCAGCCCTGGGGGCTCGGTTTGCTGCTCGTCCTCCTGCCTGGGGCGCTGAGCGCAG AGAACTATCGCTCGCTCCAGTACCACTTCACCGCCGTGTCGGCCCCCGCAGCGGGGACCCCTGCATTCTGGGTTTCGGGCTGGCTGGGGCCCCAGCAGTACCTGAGCTACAATAACCTGCGGGCGCAGGCTGAGCCCTACGGCGCATGGGTCTGGGAAAGCCAGGTGTCCTGGTATTGGGAGAAAGAGACCATGGACCTGAGGAACCAGGAGACGCTCTTCCTCGAAGCGCTCCAAGCTTTAGGCGAAG GCCCCTTCACCATGCAGGGCCTGTTGGGCTGCGAGTTGGGCCCTGACAATGTCTCGGTGCCGGTGGCCAAGTTTGCCCTGAACGGCGAGGAGTTCATGATGTTTGACCCCAAGCTGGGCATCTGGGATGGTGACTGGCCTGAGTCCCGGACTGTCAGTATCAAGTGGACGCAGCAGCCAGAGGCGGTCAACAAGGAGAAGACCTTCCTCCTCTACTCCTGCCCACACCGGCTGCTGGGGCATCTGGAGAGGGGCCGGGGCAACCTGGAGTGGAAAG AGCCACCCTCCATGCGCTTGAAGGCCCGACCCGGCAGTCCCGGCCTCTCTGTGCTCACCTGCAgtgccttctccttctacccaCCTGAGCTGAAGCTGCGCTTCCTGCGGAATGGGCTGGCCATTGGCTCTGGTGAGATAGACATGGGCCCCAACGGTGACGGCTCCTTCTACGCCTGGTCATCACTCACAGTCAAGAGTGGCGACGAGCACCACTACCGCTGCGTGGTGCAGCACTCGGGGCTGGCCCAGCCCCTCACGGTGGAGCTGG AATCACCAGCCAGGACCTCGGTGCCAGTGGTGGGGATCGTCATCGGCTTATTCCTCCTCCTGACAGTGGCTGCGGGAGGAGCTCTCCTGTGGAGAAGGATGAGGAACGGGCTGCCAG CTCCTTGGATCTCTTTCCGTGGGGAGGATGTAGGGGCCCTCCTGCCCACTCCCGGCCTGTCCAAGGATGGTGAATCTTAG
- the FCGRT gene encoding IgG receptor FcRn large subunit p51 isoform X3 — translation MRLPRPQPWGLGLLLVLLPGALSAENYRSLQYHFTAVSAPAAGTPAFWVSGWLGPQQYLSYNNLRAQAEPYGAWVWESQVSWYWEKETMDLRNQETLFLEALQALGEGPFTMQGLLGCELGPDNVSVPVAKFALNGEEFMMFDPKLGIWDGDWPESRTVSIKWTQQPEAVNKEKTFLLYSCPHRLLGHLERGRGNLEWKEPPSMRLKARPGSPGLSVLTCSAFSFYPPELKLRFLRNGLAIGSGEIDMGPNGDGSFYAWSSLTVKSGDEHHYRCVVQHSGLAQPLTVELESPARTSVPVVGIVIGLFLLLTVAAGGALLWRRMRNGLPAPWISFRGEDVGALLPTPGLSKDGES, via the exons ATGCGGCTTCCCCGGCCTCAGCCCTGGGGGCTCGGTTTGCTGCTCGTCCTCCTGCCTGGGGCGCTGAGCGCAG AGAACTATCGCTCGCTCCAGTACCACTTCACCGCCGTGTCGGCCCCCGCAGCGGGGACCCCTGCATTCTGGGTTTCGGGCTGGCTGGGGCCCCAGCAGTACCTGAGCTACAATAACCTGCGGGCGCAGGCTGAGCCCTACGGCGCATGGGTCTGGGAAAGCCAGGTGTCCTGGTATTGGGAGAAAGAGACCATGGACCTGAGGAACCAGGAGACGCTCTTCCTCGAAGCGCTCCAAGCTTTAGGCGAAG GCCCCTTCACCATGCAGGGCCTGTTGGGCTGCGAGTTGGGCCCTGACAATGTCTCGGTGCCGGTGGCCAAGTTTGCCCTGAACGGCGAGGAGTTCATGATGTTTGACCCCAAGCTGGGCATCTGGGATGGTGACTGGCCTGAGTCCCGGACTGTCAGTATCAAGTGGACGCAGCAGCCAGAGGCGGTCAACAAGGAGAAGACCTTCCTCCTCTACTCCTGCCCACACCGGCTGCTGGGGCATCTGGAGAGGGGCCGGGGCAACCTGGAGTGGAAAG AGCCACCCTCCATGCGCTTGAAGGCCCGACCCGGCAGTCCCGGCCTCTCTGTGCTCACCTGCAgtgccttctccttctacccaCCTGAGCTGAAGCTGCGCTTCCTGCGGAATGGGCTGGCCATTGGCTCTGGTGAGATAGACATGGGCCCCAACGGTGACGGCTCCTTCTACGCCTGGTCATCACTCACAGTCAAGAGTGGCGACGAGCACCACTACCGCTGCGTGGTGCAGCACTCGGGGCTGGCCCAGCCCCTCACGGTGGAGCTGG AATCACCAGCCAGGACCTCGGTGCCAGTGGTGGGGATCGTCATCGGCTTATTCCTCCTCCTGACAGTGGCTGCGGGAGGAGCTCTCCTGTGGAGAAGGATGAGGAACGGGCTGCCAG CTCCTTGGATCTCTTTCCGTGGGGAGGATGTAGGGGCCCTCCTGCCCACTCCCGGCCTGTCCAAGGATGGTGAATCTTAG
- the FCGRT gene encoding IgG receptor FcRn large subunit p51 isoform X2: protein MRLPRPQPWGLGLLLVLLPGALSAGPPPHLLSSPAENYRSLQYHFTAVSAPAAGTPAFWVSGWLGPQQYLSYNNLRAQAEPYGAWVWESQVSWYWEKETMDLRNQETLFLEALQALGEGPFTMQGLLGCELGPDNVSVPVAKFALNGEEFMMFDPKLGIWDGDWPESRTVSIKWTQQPEAVNKEKTFLLYSCPHRLLGHLERGRGNLEWKEPPSMRLKARPGSPGLSVLTCSAFSFYPPELKLRFLRNGLAIGSGEIDMGPNGDGSFYAWSSLTVKSGDEHHYRCVVQHSGLAQPLTVELESPARTSVPVVGIVIGLFLLLTVAAGGALLWRRMRNGLPAPWISFRGEDVGALLPTPGLSKDGES, encoded by the exons ATGCGGCTTCCCCGGCCTCAGCCCTGGGGGCTCGGTTTGCTGCTCGTCCTCCTGCCTGGGGCGCTGAGCGCAG GTCCCCCGCCCCATCTGCTCTCTTCGCCGGCAGAGAACTATCGCTCGCTCCAGTACCACTTCACCGCCGTGTCGGCCCCCGCAGCGGGGACCCCTGCATTCTGGGTTTCGGGCTGGCTGGGGCCCCAGCAGTACCTGAGCTACAATAACCTGCGGGCGCAGGCTGAGCCCTACGGCGCATGGGTCTGGGAAAGCCAGGTGTCCTGGTATTGGGAGAAAGAGACCATGGACCTGAGGAACCAGGAGACGCTCTTCCTCGAAGCGCTCCAAGCTTTAGGCGAAG GCCCCTTCACCATGCAGGGCCTGTTGGGCTGCGAGTTGGGCCCTGACAATGTCTCGGTGCCGGTGGCCAAGTTTGCCCTGAACGGCGAGGAGTTCATGATGTTTGACCCCAAGCTGGGCATCTGGGATGGTGACTGGCCTGAGTCCCGGACTGTCAGTATCAAGTGGACGCAGCAGCCAGAGGCGGTCAACAAGGAGAAGACCTTCCTCCTCTACTCCTGCCCACACCGGCTGCTGGGGCATCTGGAGAGGGGCCGGGGCAACCTGGAGTGGAAAG AGCCACCCTCCATGCGCTTGAAGGCCCGACCCGGCAGTCCCGGCCTCTCTGTGCTCACCTGCAgtgccttctccttctacccaCCTGAGCTGAAGCTGCGCTTCCTGCGGAATGGGCTGGCCATTGGCTCTGGTGAGATAGACATGGGCCCCAACGGTGACGGCTCCTTCTACGCCTGGTCATCACTCACAGTCAAGAGTGGCGACGAGCACCACTACCGCTGCGTGGTGCAGCACTCGGGGCTGGCCCAGCCCCTCACGGTGGAGCTGG AATCACCAGCCAGGACCTCGGTGCCAGTGGTGGGGATCGTCATCGGCTTATTCCTCCTCCTGACAGTGGCTGCGGGAGGAGCTCTCCTGTGGAGAAGGATGAGGAACGGGCTGCCAG CTCCTTGGATCTCTTTCCGTGGGGAGGATGTAGGGGCCCTCCTGCCCACTCCCGGCCTGTCCAAGGATGGTGAATCTTAG
- the FCGRT gene encoding IgG receptor FcRn large subunit p51 isoform X4: MRLPRPQPWGLGLLLVLLPGALSAGPPPHLLSSPAENYRSLQYHFTAVSAPAAGTPAFWVSGWLGPQQYLSYNNLRAQAEPYGAWVWESQVSWYWEKETMDLRNQETLFLEALQALGEGPFTMQGLLGCELGPDNVSVPVAKFALNGEEFMMFDPKLGIWDGDWPESRTVSIKWTQQPEAVNKEKTFLLYSCPHRLLGHLERGRGNLEWKEPPSMRLKARPGSPGLSVLTCSAFSFYPPELKLRFLRNGLAIGSGEIDMGPNGDGSFYAWSSLTVKSGDEHHYRCVVQHSGLAQPLTVELAPWISFRGEDVGALLPTPGLSKDGES, encoded by the exons ATGCGGCTTCCCCGGCCTCAGCCCTGGGGGCTCGGTTTGCTGCTCGTCCTCCTGCCTGGGGCGCTGAGCGCAG GTCCCCCGCCCCATCTGCTCTCTTCGCCGGCAGAGAACTATCGCTCGCTCCAGTACCACTTCACCGCCGTGTCGGCCCCCGCAGCGGGGACCCCTGCATTCTGGGTTTCGGGCTGGCTGGGGCCCCAGCAGTACCTGAGCTACAATAACCTGCGGGCGCAGGCTGAGCCCTACGGCGCATGGGTCTGGGAAAGCCAGGTGTCCTGGTATTGGGAGAAAGAGACCATGGACCTGAGGAACCAGGAGACGCTCTTCCTCGAAGCGCTCCAAGCTTTAGGCGAAG GCCCCTTCACCATGCAGGGCCTGTTGGGCTGCGAGTTGGGCCCTGACAATGTCTCGGTGCCGGTGGCCAAGTTTGCCCTGAACGGCGAGGAGTTCATGATGTTTGACCCCAAGCTGGGCATCTGGGATGGTGACTGGCCTGAGTCCCGGACTGTCAGTATCAAGTGGACGCAGCAGCCAGAGGCGGTCAACAAGGAGAAGACCTTCCTCCTCTACTCCTGCCCACACCGGCTGCTGGGGCATCTGGAGAGGGGCCGGGGCAACCTGGAGTGGAAAG AGCCACCCTCCATGCGCTTGAAGGCCCGACCCGGCAGTCCCGGCCTCTCTGTGCTCACCTGCAgtgccttctccttctacccaCCTGAGCTGAAGCTGCGCTTCCTGCGGAATGGGCTGGCCATTGGCTCTGGTGAGATAGACATGGGCCCCAACGGTGACGGCTCCTTCTACGCCTGGTCATCACTCACAGTCAAGAGTGGCGACGAGCACCACTACCGCTGCGTGGTGCAGCACTCGGGGCTGGCCCAGCCCCTCACGGTGGAGCTGG CTCCTTGGATCTCTTTCCGTGGGGAGGATGTAGGGGCCCTCCTGCCCACTCCCGGCCTGTCCAAGGATGGTGAATCTTAG
- the FCGRT gene encoding IgG receptor FcRn large subunit p51 isoform X5 has translation MRLPRPQPWGLGLLLVLLPGALSAGPPPHLLSSPAENYRSLQYHFTAVSAPAAGTPAFWVSGWLGPQQYLSYNNLRAQAEPYGAWVWESQVSWYWEKETMDLRNQETLFLEALQALGEGPFTMQGLLGCELGPDNVSVPVAKFALNGEEFMMFDPKLGIWDGDWPESRTVSIKWTQQPEAVNKEKTFLLYSCPHRLLGHLERGRGNLEWKEPPSMRLKARPGSPGLSVLTCSAFSFYPPELKLRFLRNGLAIGSESPARTSVPVVGIVIGLFLLLTVAAGGALLWRRMRNGLPAPWISFRGEDVGALLPTPGLSKDGES, from the exons ATGCGGCTTCCCCGGCCTCAGCCCTGGGGGCTCGGTTTGCTGCTCGTCCTCCTGCCTGGGGCGCTGAGCGCAG GTCCCCCGCCCCATCTGCTCTCTTCGCCGGCAGAGAACTATCGCTCGCTCCAGTACCACTTCACCGCCGTGTCGGCCCCCGCAGCGGGGACCCCTGCATTCTGGGTTTCGGGCTGGCTGGGGCCCCAGCAGTACCTGAGCTACAATAACCTGCGGGCGCAGGCTGAGCCCTACGGCGCATGGGTCTGGGAAAGCCAGGTGTCCTGGTATTGGGAGAAAGAGACCATGGACCTGAGGAACCAGGAGACGCTCTTCCTCGAAGCGCTCCAAGCTTTAGGCGAAG GCCCCTTCACCATGCAGGGCCTGTTGGGCTGCGAGTTGGGCCCTGACAATGTCTCGGTGCCGGTGGCCAAGTTTGCCCTGAACGGCGAGGAGTTCATGATGTTTGACCCCAAGCTGGGCATCTGGGATGGTGACTGGCCTGAGTCCCGGACTGTCAGTATCAAGTGGACGCAGCAGCCAGAGGCGGTCAACAAGGAGAAGACCTTCCTCCTCTACTCCTGCCCACACCGGCTGCTGGGGCATCTGGAGAGGGGCCGGGGCAACCTGGAGTGGAAAG AGCCACCCTCCATGCGCTTGAAGGCCCGACCCGGCAGTCCCGGCCTCTCTGTGCTCACCTGCAgtgccttctccttctacccaCCTGAGCTGAAGCTGCGCTTCCTGCGGAATGGGCTGGCCATTGGCTCTG AATCACCAGCCAGGACCTCGGTGCCAGTGGTGGGGATCGTCATCGGCTTATTCCTCCTCCTGACAGTGGCTGCGGGAGGAGCTCTCCTGTGGAGAAGGATGAGGAACGGGCTGCCAG CTCCTTGGATCTCTTTCCGTGGGGAGGATGTAGGGGCCCTCCTGCCCACTCCCGGCCTGTCCAAGGATGGTGAATCTTAG